From the Streptomyces sp. NBC_01216 genome, the window GATGCTCTACCTCGACTACTCGCGCGAGCACGGCGAATGGCTGCCCAACGAACACGGCGGCCGGGAGAACCTGGACGCGGTCGCCTTCCTCCAGGAGATGAACGCGACGGTGTACCGGCGGTGTCCCGGGATCATCACCTTCGCCGAGGAGTCCACCGCCTGGGACGGCGTGACCCGGGCGACGGACCAGGCCGGCCCCGGTGGCTTCGGCGGCCTGGGATTCGGCATGAAGTGGAACATGGGCTGGATGCACGACTCGCTCGGCTACGTCTCCAGGGAGCCGGTCCACCGCAGGTACCACCACAACGAGATGACCTTCTCGATGGTGTACGCGTACAGCGAGAACTACATCCTGCCGATCTCGCACGACGAGGTCGTGCACGGCAAGCGCGCGCTGGTCTCCAAGATGCCCGGCGACTGGTGGCAGCAGCGCGCCAACCACCGCGCCTACCTGGGCTTCATGTGGGCCCACCCCGGCAAGCAGCTCCTCTACATGGGCCAGGAGTTCGCCCAGGGTGCGGAGTGGTCGGTGGACCACGGCCCGGACTGGTGGCTGCTGGACCCCTCGTACGGCGCGGAGGCGGACCACCGGGGTGTGCGGGACCTGGTCAGGGACCTGAACACGGTGTACGGGAGGACCCCGGCCCTGTGGGAGCGCGACACCGTCCCGGAGGGCTTCTCGTGGGTGGTGGGGGACGCCGCCGAGGACAACGTCTTCGCCTTCCTGCGCCACGACGCGCAGGGCGCGCCGCTGCTCGCCGTCTGCAACTTCTCGCCGGTCGTGCGGCACGACTACCGGCTGGGCGTCCCGGAGTCGGTGGCCGCCTGGGACGAGGCGCTGAACACGGACGACCCGCGCTACGGCGGCGGCGGGGTGGCGAACACCGACCCGGTCAAGACCGAGACGGTGCCCTCGCACGGCCGTCCGGCGAGCATCCGGATGACGCTGCCACCGCTGGCGACGGTGTGGCTGCGGCCCGCCTGACCGCCCCGTCGGAGGTCACCCGGCAGGCTCTGAGGCCCCGCCCGGGGGGCAATCCCCCCCGGGGCGGGGCCGGCGGGGCCCTGCGGAACCGTCCTCAGGCTCCCGGGGCGGCGCGGCGGATGACGCCGAGCCGCTGAGTGGCCCGGGTGAGCGCCACGTAGAGGTCGTTGACGCCGTGCGTGTCGCCGGCCCGGATCGCGTCCGGGTCGACGACCAGGACGGTGTCGAACTCCAGGCCCTTCGCCTGCCGGGGGTCGAGCAGGACCACCGGCCGCGTCAGGTCCGGCGCCGGTCCGTACGCGGCCTCGGGGAGCGCGGCCGTGAGGGCGGGGTGCAGCGCGGGCGGGGCGACGACCGCGAGCCGGCCCTCGCCGAGACGTTCGGCCCCCACCGCGTCGGCGGTCTCCCTCACCGGGTCCTGCACGGTCCGCTCCCAGGGCTCGACGCCGGTGGAGCGGACCGAGCGCGGCGGCTCGAAAGCCGGGTCGGTCTCACGCCGGACCGCCGTGGCGACGGCCATGATCTCGGCGGGGGTGCGGTAGTTGACCCCGAGACGGACGAGTTCCCAGCGGTCCTCGACGTACGGCGCGAGGATCTCCTCCCAGGCGCCGACGCCGGCCGCGTCCCCGGTCTGGGCCGGGTCGCCGACCAGGGTCATGGAGCGGGTGGGGCTCCGGCGCATCAGCAGACGCCACGCCATGGCGGACAGCTCCTGCGCCTCATCGACGATGATGTGGCCGAAGACCCAGGTCCGGTCGGCCGCCGCACGCTCGGCGGCACTGCGGTGGTCGGCCTCCTCATGGCGCTCGGCGAAACGTTCGGCGTCGATGATGTCGTGCGCGGAGAGGACCTCGGAGGCGTCCTTGTCCTGCTCCTCCTTGTCCTCGAACTCGTAGGTGCGCGAGGCGTAGGAGACGTCGAGGACACCTTGTGCGTACCGGATCTGCTTCTGCCGTTCGGCCTCCTCGGCGACGCGCGCGGCGGAGTCGTCCTCGCCGAGGAGTTCGGCGGCCTCGTCGAGCAGCGGGACGTCGGACGGGGTCCAGGGGCCGGCGGTGCGCCGGACGGCGGCGGCGTCCTCGTCCGTGAGGTGGGTGGGCTCGGCGAGGTAGTCGGCGAGGAAGCGCTCCGGGGTGAGGGCGGGCCAGAGGGTGTCGACGGCGGCGTGGACTTCCGGGTTGGCGGCGACGCCCTTGGCGAGCAGGGCGATGTCGTCCAGGCCGAGGAAGTTGGGACCGCCGTAGGGGTCGGCGCCGATGCGGTCGGCGAGCTGTTCGGCGAGCGCGTCGAGGATCCGGAACACGAAGTAGGGCCGCGCGAGGTTGTGCGGCAGCCGGGTCTCACGG encodes:
- a CDS encoding HelD family protein, with amino-acid sequence MSTEEFRNEQKFITELYARLDDLRDQAEAGVATALATPGEGSAQARLERDVMVAEQSGLLAALNAGETGLCFGRLVFRDGRDHHIGRIGLREDDPQRTPLVVDWRAEVARPFYLATGHEPMGLSRRRHITTQGREVTALHDEVLDLADRTRTGHENHDADEVLLAALDAARTGRMHDIVQTIQAEQDRLIRSSHRGVLVVEGGPGTGKTAVALHRAAYLLYAHREQLAKRAVLIVGPNPAFLGYIGNVLPSLGETGVLLATPGELYPGVRATGTDTPRAAAVKGAATMAEALAQAVRDRQQVPERDEPLLVPHDDGDLLITWDMALEARHKARETRLPHNLARPYFVFRILDALAEQLADRIGADPYGGPNFLGLDDIALLAKGVAANPEVHAAVDTLWPALTPERFLADYLAEPTHLTDEDAAAVRRTAGPWTPSDVPLLDEAAELLGEDDSAARVAEEAERQKQIRYAQGVLDVSYASRTYEFEDKEEQDKDASEVLSAHDIIDAERFAERHEEADHRSAAERAAADRTWVFGHIIVDEAQELSAMAWRLLMRRSPTRSMTLVGDPAQTGDAAGVGAWEEILAPYVEDRWELVRLGVNYRTPAEIMAVATAVRRETDPAFEPPRSVRSTGVEPWERTVQDPVRETADAVGAERLGEGRLAVVAPPALHPALTAALPEAAYGPAPDLTRPVVLLDPRQAKGLEFDTVLVVDPDAIRAGDTHGVNDLYVALTRATQRLGVIRRAAPGA